Proteins from a genomic interval of Lemur catta isolate mLemCat1 chromosome 17, mLemCat1.pri, whole genome shotgun sequence:
- the RSPO4 gene encoding R-spondin-4 isoform X2: protein MRTPLYLLLLVAHAVDMLALNRRKKQVGSGLGGNCTGCIICSEENGCSTCQQRLFLFIRREGIRQYGKCVHDCPPGYFGIRGQEVNRCKKCGATCESCFSQDFCIRCKRRFYLYKGKCLPTCPPGTLAHQNTQECQERSSQRKGRRDRRPHKDRKPGRRLDARQRSPTRQP from the exons ATGCGGACGCCACTCTACTTGCTGCTGCTCGTCGCCCACGCCGTGGACATGCTTGCCCTGAACCGAAGGAAGAAGCAAG TGGGCTCTGGCCTGGGGGGCAACTGCACGGGCTGTATCATCTGCTCGGAGGAGAACGGCTGCTCCACCTGCCAGCAGAGGCTCTTCCTGTTCATTCGCCGGGAAGGTATCCGCCAGTACGGCAAGTGCGTGCACGACTGTCCCCCCGGCTACTTCGGCATTCGCGGCCAGGAGGTCAACAGGTGCAAAA AATGTGGGGCCACTTGCGAGAGCTGCTTCAGCCAGGACTTCTGCATCCGGTGCAAGAGGCGGTTTTACTTGTACAAGGGGAAGTGTCTGCCCACCTGCCCGCCGGGCACCTTGGCCCACCAGAACACACAGGAGTGCCAGG AGAGAAGCAGCCAGAGGAAGGGCCGGAGGGACCGGCGCCCGCACAAGGACAGGAAGCCGGGCCGCAGGCTGGACGCCAGGCAGCGCTCACCCACCAGGCAGCCCTGA
- the RSPO4 gene encoding R-spondin-4 isoform X1: protein MRTPLYLLLLVAHAVDMLALNRRKKQVGSGLGGNCTGCIICSEENGCSTCQQRLFLFIRREGIRQYGKCVHDCPPGYFGIRGQEVNRCKKCGATCESCFSQDFCIRCKRRFYLYKGKCLPTCPPGTLAHQNTQECQEECELSPWGSWSPCTHNGKTCGSAWGLETRVREASHAGREEAATCQVLSESRKCTIQRRCPGERSSQRKGRRDRRPHKDRKPGRRLDARQRSPTRQP, encoded by the exons ATGCGGACGCCACTCTACTTGCTGCTGCTCGTCGCCCACGCCGTGGACATGCTTGCCCTGAACCGAAGGAAGAAGCAAG TGGGCTCTGGCCTGGGGGGCAACTGCACGGGCTGTATCATCTGCTCGGAGGAGAACGGCTGCTCCACCTGCCAGCAGAGGCTCTTCCTGTTCATTCGCCGGGAAGGTATCCGCCAGTACGGCAAGTGCGTGCACGACTGTCCCCCCGGCTACTTCGGCATTCGCGGCCAGGAGGTCAACAGGTGCAAAA AATGTGGGGCCACTTGCGAGAGCTGCTTCAGCCAGGACTTCTGCATCCGGTGCAAGAGGCGGTTTTACTTGTACAAGGGGAAGTGTCTGCCCACCTGCCCGCCGGGCACCTTGGCCCACCAGAACACACAGGAGTGCCAGG AGGAGTGTGAACTGAGCCCCTGGGGCAGCTGGAGCCCCTGCACACACAACGGGAAGACCTGCGgctcagcctggggcctggagacCCGGGTCCGAGAGGCCAGCCACGCGGGGCGGGAGGAGGCGGCCACCTGCCAGGTGCTGTCTGAGTCAAGGAAATGTACCATCCAGAGGCGCTGCCCCGGAG AGAGAAGCAGCCAGAGGAAGGGCCGGAGGGACCGGCGCCCGCACAAGGACAGGAAGCCGGGCCGCAGGCTGGACGCCAGGCAGCGCTCACCCACCAGGCAGCCCTGA